The following are from one region of the Thiocapsa rosea genome:
- a CDS encoding NAD-dependent malic enzyme, with the protein MFSRLAEVVQDSVGRRIRTKARGYEVLRDPALNKGTAFTAAERQALGLNGLLPPVVTTDMEPQLERALMAYRAEPTDLDKHIYMWRLHDNNATLFYALLQRHMIEMLPVVYDPVVGESIEKYSEVMTRPRGVFLSIDAPEEIEARLAAFGAGPDDIDLLVASDAEAILGIGDWGSNGIDISIGKLAVYTAAAGVDPHRVVPVILDVGTDNEKLLNDPLYVGYRHGRVRGQAYDDFVDAYVAAARKLFPKAMLHWEDFGSTNARRILNRHRTHLPTFNDDMQGTGAIVMSAALNAVARAGTPWTEQRVVVLGAGTAGVGIADQIRDQMVRKGLSQDEATRRVWLVDLPGLLTAEMTDGLLDFQRPYARPMDEVAGLARTPCEVSASAAARWPEMAALRRAEAAKGGIIDLATVVAAVKPTILIGTSTQPQMFTESIVRDMASHVARPIIFPLSNPTVLHEATPAQLLEWTDGKVLVATGAPFDDVVQGGVTYKIGQANNAALYPGLGFGVIVSRASMVSDEMLLAAAEAVAGQATDVSPGASLLPSNADLRVTSSVVAINVARTAVEQGLSSVDIDDITEAVRTAEWWPVYCPVEAI; encoded by the coding sequence ATGTTCAGCAGACTGGCAGAAGTGGTCCAGGATTCCGTTGGGCGCCGGATCCGCACCAAGGCGCGCGGTTATGAGGTTCTTCGCGACCCCGCGCTCAACAAGGGCACGGCCTTCACGGCGGCGGAGCGACAGGCGCTGGGCCTGAACGGGCTATTGCCCCCGGTCGTGACGACCGACATGGAGCCGCAACTGGAGCGCGCGCTGATGGCCTATCGCGCCGAGCCTACGGATTTGGACAAGCACATCTACATGTGGCGGCTGCACGACAACAACGCGACGCTCTTCTACGCGCTGCTGCAGCGGCACATGATCGAGATGCTGCCCGTCGTCTACGACCCCGTGGTGGGCGAGTCGATCGAGAAGTACAGCGAGGTGATGACCCGCCCGCGCGGCGTGTTCCTGAGCATCGACGCCCCCGAAGAGATCGAGGCGCGGCTGGCGGCCTTCGGCGCGGGGCCCGACGACATCGATCTACTGGTCGCCAGCGATGCCGAGGCGATCCTGGGCATCGGCGACTGGGGGTCGAACGGGATCGACATCTCGATCGGCAAGCTTGCGGTCTATACGGCGGCGGCCGGTGTGGACCCGCATCGGGTGGTCCCGGTCATTCTCGATGTCGGCACGGACAACGAAAAGCTGCTGAACGACCCGCTTTACGTGGGTTATCGTCACGGCCGCGTCCGCGGTCAGGCCTATGACGATTTCGTCGATGCCTACGTGGCGGCGGCACGGAAGCTCTTTCCGAAGGCCATGCTGCATTGGGAGGATTTCGGCTCGACGAATGCGCGGCGCATCCTGAATCGGCATCGCACCCACCTGCCCACCTTCAACGACGACATGCAGGGCACCGGGGCCATCGTGATGTCGGCGGCCCTGAATGCCGTGGCGCGCGCGGGCACCCCCTGGACGGAGCAGCGCGTGGTGGTGCTGGGTGCGGGCACGGCCGGGGTCGGGATCGCCGATCAGATCCGTGACCAGATGGTGCGCAAGGGCCTTTCGCAGGACGAGGCCACGCGCCGGGTCTGGCTTGTCGATCTGCCCGGCCTGCTGACCGCCGAGATGACCGACGGCCTGCTGGATTTCCAGCGCCCCTATGCACGGCCGATGGACGAGGTCGCAGGCCTGGCCCGCACGCCCTGCGAGGTCTCGGCCAGTGCCGCGGCGCGCTGGCCGGAAATGGCGGCCCTGCGCAGGGCCGAAGCCGCGAAGGGCGGCATCATCGATCTCGCGACGGTGGTGGCGGCGGTGAAGCCGACGATCTTGATCGGCACCTCGACCCAGCCACAGATGTTCACCGAGTCGATCGTGCGCGACATGGCCTCCCATGTCGCGCGGCCGATCATCTTTCCGCTGTCGAACCCCACCGTGCTGCACGAGGCGACGCCTGCGCAGTTGTTGGAATGGACGGACGGAAAGGTCTTGGTCGCCACCGGCGCGCCCTTCGATGACGTGGTTCAGGGCGGCGTGACCTACAAGATCGGCCAGGCCAACAACGCAGCCCTGTATCCCGGGCTGGGATTCGGCGTGATCGTCTCGCGGGCCTCGATGGTGAGCGACGAGATGCTGCTCGCGGCGGCCGAGGCAGTGGCCGGTCAGGCCACAGACGTCTCGCCCGGTGCCTCGCTGTTGCCCTCGAACGCCGATCTGCGGGTGACGTCGAGCGTGGTCGCCATCAATGTCGCACGCACGGCCGTCGAGCAGGGGCTCTCGAGCGTCGACATCGACGACATCACCGAAGCGGTGCGAACCGCAGAATGGTGGCCGGTCTACTGCCCCGTTGAAGCGATCTGA
- a CDS encoding LutC/YkgG family protein: protein MREAPFSKPLDLLRKVKGIEIVEKARPDECCGFGGTFSVFEPAVSVKMGHDLDERGSRPAGCPARDLPQLVSAYPWQDGGGMMTDAAMSAREPILGALRSNRPVGAHPLPELPNFPLDDGGDRTGYFLAALKSMGGKVFDGRPDEVLGARFPDAKQIASTVPEVAGNRDLAAVGHPRDLADIDVAVTRARFAIAETGTVALPDAVLGVNAVAYLAQHLVVLVDPAEILLTVQDAYRRPEMAAHAYLAFHTGLSATADIEGVLIHGAQGVRSLTVVLASG from the coding sequence TTGCGCGAGGCGCCCTTTTCCAAGCCGCTCGACCTCCTGCGCAAGGTGAAGGGAATCGAGATCGTCGAAAAGGCGCGTCCCGACGAATGCTGCGGCTTCGGCGGCACCTTTTCGGTGTTCGAGCCCGCGGTCTCGGTCAAGATGGGGCATGACCTGGACGAAAGAGGGTCGCGACCTGCCGGATGCCCCGCCCGAGACCTTCCACAGCTGGTATCAGCGTACCCATGGCAAGACGGGGGTGGAATGATGACAGACGCGGCGATGTCGGCGCGAGAGCCCATCCTGGGCGCGTTGCGCAGCAACCGACCCGTGGGCGCGCATCCCCTGCCCGAACTACCGAATTTCCCGCTCGACGACGGGGGCGACCGCACCGGCTATTTCCTGGCGGCGCTGAAATCCATGGGCGGGAAAGTCTTCGACGGGCGGCCCGATGAGGTGCTGGGCGCGCGGTTTCCCGATGCAAAGCAGATCGCCTCCACCGTGCCCGAGGTGGCGGGCAATCGCGATCTGGCTGCGGTCGGCCATCCGCGCGACCTCGCCGATATCGATGTCGCCGTCACCCGCGCCCGGTTTGCGATTGCCGAGACCGGCACGGTGGCGCTGCCCGATGCGGTGCTCGGCGTGAATGCGGTGGCCTATCTGGCACAGCATCTCGTCGTCCTGGTCGACCCCGCCGAGATCCTGCTGACGGTGCAGGACGCCTATCGCCGCCCCGAGATGGCCGCCCACGCCTACCTGGCGTTTCACACCGGCCTCTCGGCCACGGCCGACATCGAAGGTGTGCTGATCCACGGTGCGCAGGGCGTGCGCTCGCTGACAGTCGTTCTGGCAAGTGGATAG
- the fumC gene encoding class II fumarate hydratase — translation MPDRDNTPQMRPIPIGIAAGGVRHETDSMGGIDVPADRYWGAQTQRSLIHFSIGDDRMPKPVYHAYGYVKKAAAQVNASAGRLPEWKRAAIVAAADEVIGGDLDDHFPLYVWQTGSGTQSNMNVNEVISNRAIQLLGGELGSKTPVHPNDDVNMGQSSNDTFPTAMHIAAVLEMNRVLIPRVAALKDALDAKAQSWMDVVKTGRTHLQDATPLTVGQEWSGYVVQLEDALAGLEASKGGLYRLAAGGTAVGTGLNAPKGFSADIAAEIAQLTGLPFVTAPNKFAAQGSLDAIVAAMGAVRLLAVALMKIANDMRWLASGPRCGLGELILPANEPGSSIMPGKVNPTQCEAMVMVCIQVIAEDTAVAIAGSQGNFELNAMRPILINNMLHSMRILGDACEKFRTFSVEGTELNRAKIDAMVSQSLMLVTALSPVIGYDKASKIAHMANDEGTTLREAAIKSGFIDAAKFDEIVNPANMVGAGVGGA, via the coding sequence ATGCCAGATAGAGACAACACCCCGCAGATGAGGCCCATTCCAATCGGCATCGCTGCCGGCGGGGTGCGCCATGAAACCGACTCGATGGGCGGAATCGACGTGCCCGCGGATCGCTACTGGGGCGCACAGACCCAGCGGTCGCTGATCCATTTCTCGATCGGGGACGATCGGATGCCCAAGCCGGTCTATCACGCCTATGGCTATGTGAAGAAGGCGGCGGCGCAAGTGAATGCGTCGGCGGGCCGGCTGCCGGAGTGGAAGCGCGCGGCCATCGTCGCCGCCGCCGACGAGGTCATCGGCGGCGATCTGGACGATCACTTCCCACTCTATGTCTGGCAGACCGGATCGGGCACGCAATCGAACATGAACGTCAACGAGGTGATCTCGAACCGGGCGATCCAGTTGCTGGGGGGCGAGCTGGGCAGCAAGACGCCCGTGCACCCCAATGACGACGTCAACATGGGCCAGTCGTCCAACGACACCTTCCCCACCGCCATGCATATCGCCGCGGTGCTGGAGATGAACCGGGTGCTGATCCCGCGGGTGGCGGCGCTGAAGGACGCGCTGGACGCCAAGGCGCAGTCCTGGATGGATGTGGTCAAGACCGGGCGCACGCATCTGCAGGACGCCACGCCCCTGACCGTCGGTCAGGAGTGGTCGGGATACGTGGTGCAGCTAGAGGATGCCCTGGCGGGGCTGGAGGCATCGAAGGGGGGGCTCTACCGGCTCGCGGCCGGAGGCACGGCGGTGGGGACGGGGCTGAACGCACCGAAGGGCTTCAGCGCCGACATCGCGGCCGAGATCGCCCAGCTCACCGGCCTGCCCTTCGTGACCGCCCCCAACAAGTTTGCCGCCCAGGGCTCGCTCGATGCGATCGTGGCCGCCATGGGTGCGGTCCGGCTGCTGGCGGTGGCGCTGATGAAGATCGCCAACGACATGCGCTGGCTGGCCTCGGGGCCGCGCTGCGGGCTGGGCGAGTTGATCCTGCCGGCCAACGAGCCCGGCTCCTCGATCATGCCCGGCAAGGTCAACCCAACCCAATGCGAGGCCATGGTGATGGTCTGCATCCAGGTGATCGCCGAGGACACGGCCGTGGCCATCGCCGGCAGCCAGGGCAATTTCGAACTCAACGCCATGCGCCCGATCCTCATCAACAACATGCTGCATTCGATGCGCATCCTCGGTGACGCCTGCGAGAAATTCCGCACCTTCTCGGTCGAAGGCACCGAGCTGAACCGGGCGAAGATCGATGCGATGGTCAGCCAGTCGCTGATGCTGGTCACGGCACTGTCGCCGGTGATCGGCTATGACAAGGCGTCAAAGATCGCACACATGGCCAACGACGAAGGGACCACCCTGCGCGAGGCCGCGATCAAGTCCGGCTTCATCGACGCGGCGAAATTCGACGAGATCGTCAACCCGGCCAACATGGTGGGGGCCGGAGTGGGCGGCGCCTGA
- a CDS encoding thiamine pyrophosphate-binding protein: MSTPTIRDVTYQLLRELGLTTIFGNPGSTEETFLKDFPADFRYVLTLHEAAAVGAADGDAQATRRPALVNVHTSAGLANAMSNILTAYQNRTPLIVTAGNQTRDMLLMEPWLTTDTPGLDFVALAQGYGAHDDLPERASARLGRRLQATPARVTAPGRPERQCQPLSAADGTLRRRQRIWSQDEKRRTRPTRRRDPGCPKWDIDGR, translated from the coding sequence ATGTCCACACCGACGATCCGCGATGTGACTTACCAACTGCTGCGCGAGTTGGGCTTGACGACGATCTTCGGCAATCCGGGCTCGACCGAGGAAACCTTCCTCAAGGATTTCCCGGCGGATTTCCGCTACGTGCTGACGCTGCACGAAGCCGCCGCCGTCGGCGCGGCCGACGGCGACGCGCAGGCCACCCGCCGGCCGGCGCTCGTCAACGTACACACTTCAGCCGGCCTCGCCAACGCGATGAGCAACATCCTGACCGCCTACCAGAACCGCACGCCGCTGATCGTCACCGCCGGCAATCAGACGCGCGACATGCTGCTGATGGAGCCCTGGCTGACGACTGATACCCCCGGCCTGGATTTCGTCGCGCTGGCGCAGGGCTACGGCGCGCACGACGATCTGCCGGAACGCGCTTCGGCACGGCTTGGGAGGAGATTGCAGGCCACGCCTGCTCGCGTCACTGCCCCAGGTCGGCCCGAACGACAGTGCCAGCCCCTCTCGGCGGCCGACGGCACGCTGCGCCGCAGACAGCGCATTTGGAGCCAAGATGAAAAACGCCGAACTCGACCGACTCGCCGACGAGACCCCGGATGTCCAAAATGGGACATAGATGGAAGATGA
- a CDS encoding MGH1-like glycoside hydrolase domain-containing protein, with protein MNNAERDRLADETPDHPSDWKVLGPYLSERAWGTVREDYSADGNAWAYFPHDHARSRAYRWSEDGLAGICDRDQHLCFALAFWNRRDAFLKERLFGLSGPEGNHGEDVKEYWWYLDGAPTASWLAWRYHYPQSAFPYEQLRDEAARRGRHDPEFELGDTGVFDDGRYWQIVVEYAKATPFDLCIRIKVRNAGPDPAEIDILPTLWFRNRWSWGQGDERPLLAAGAAAAGLAGVTADDPVIGRWNLAAGAGPDGNLPEPLFCENETNTARLFGSADSPPYPKDGINDHIVAGAATVNPDRRGTKMAFRYPLHVGAGESVELRLRLSRDAAEDALDLGTGFTDTMTARRREADAYYDMLRPQDATEEEAAVMRQAFAGMIWSQQFYHFDVARWLAGDPSQPAPPETRHTGRNAGWQHLDAHDVIAMPDKWEYPWFAAWDLAFHCVVLAHIDPAAAKHQLLLLGRAWYMHPNGQLPAYEWAFGDVNPPVQAWAALAVFRIDGGTDFNFLGRMFHKLLLNFTWWVNRKDAIGDNVFEGGFLGLDNIEPFDRSATLPGGGLLEQSDGTAWMAKYSLNMLEMALRLANHDASYEDIALKFFEHFAAIAVAMGELWDEQDGFFYDRLRKPDGTVATIRSRSMVGLLPIFAAVELPASLWKRLPTFRKRARWFIDNKPELTAFLRYFRTGRFPELICLVDEDRLKRVLAPMLDEAEFLSPYGLRSLSRFHREHPLVLQMDGAELRLDYEPGESQTALFGGNSNWRGPIWFPLNFLAIESLRHLHRCLGERVRVELPTGSGRLAHLGEVADEIERRLLGIFVRDTNGERPVFGARKPFRGDPQWNDRILFYEYFHGETGEGLGASHQCGWTALIAANIVGRKVRLSSDSPEVSQSG; from the coding sequence ATGAACAACGCGGAGCGCGATCGACTTGCCGACGAGACCCCGGATCATCCGAGCGACTGGAAGGTGCTCGGTCCTTACCTCAGCGAACGCGCGTGGGGGACGGTGCGCGAGGACTATAGCGCGGACGGCAACGCCTGGGCCTACTTCCCCCACGACCACGCCCGCTCCCGGGCCTATCGCTGGAGCGAGGACGGGCTCGCCGGGATCTGCGATCGTGACCAGCACCTGTGCTTTGCGCTGGCCTTCTGGAACCGTCGGGACGCCTTCCTCAAGGAACGCCTGTTCGGGCTGAGTGGACCCGAAGGCAACCATGGCGAGGACGTGAAGGAGTATTGGTGGTACCTGGACGGGGCGCCGACGGCCTCCTGGCTCGCCTGGCGCTACCACTATCCGCAGTCCGCGTTTCCCTACGAGCAGCTAAGGGACGAAGCCGCGCGCCGCGGTCGCCATGACCCCGAGTTCGAGCTCGGCGACACCGGGGTCTTCGACGATGGACGCTATTGGCAGATCGTCGTCGAATACGCGAAGGCGACCCCGTTCGATCTGTGCATTCGCATCAAGGTCCGCAATGCCGGGCCCGATCCGGCTGAGATCGACATCCTGCCGACGCTCTGGTTTCGCAACCGCTGGTCATGGGGTCAGGGCGATGAGCGACCCTTGCTCGCCGCCGGGGCCGCCGCCGCGGGCCTTGCCGGCGTGACGGCTGACGATCCGGTCATCGGGCGATGGAACCTGGCCGCCGGCGCCGGCCCCGACGGCAACCTCCCCGAGCCGCTCTTCTGCGAGAACGAGACCAATACCGCGCGTCTCTTCGGCAGTGCCGACAGTCCGCCCTACCCCAAGGACGGCATCAACGATCATATCGTCGCGGGCGCCGCAACCGTCAATCCGGACCGGCGCGGGACCAAGATGGCCTTTCGCTACCCGCTTCACGTCGGTGCCGGGGAGTCGGTCGAGCTGCGCCTACGACTCTCGCGCGACGCGGCAGAGGATGCCCTGGATCTCGGCACCGGGTTCACGGACACCATGACGGCGCGCCGTCGCGAGGCGGACGCCTATTACGACATGCTACGGCCGCAGGACGCCACCGAGGAGGAGGCCGCAGTCATGCGCCAGGCCTTCGCCGGAATGATCTGGAGCCAGCAGTTCTACCACTTCGACGTCGCACGCTGGCTCGCCGGCGATCCCTCGCAACCGGCGCCGCCGGAGACGCGACACACCGGTCGCAACGCGGGTTGGCAGCATCTGGACGCCCACGATGTCATCGCCATGCCCGACAAATGGGAGTACCCCTGGTTTGCGGCCTGGGATTTGGCGTTTCACTGCGTCGTTCTCGCCCACATCGATCCGGCCGCGGCCAAGCACCAGCTCCTGCTCCTCGGCCGCGCCTGGTACATGCATCCCAACGGACAACTCCCCGCCTACGAATGGGCCTTCGGGGACGTCAACCCCCCGGTTCAGGCTTGGGCGGCGCTGGCGGTGTTTCGCATCGACGGCGGCACCGATTTCAACTTCCTCGGGCGCATGTTCCATAAGCTCCTGTTGAACTTCACCTGGTGGGTCAATCGCAAAGACGCGATCGGCGATAATGTGTTCGAGGGCGGGTTCCTGGGTCTCGACAACATCGAGCCATTCGACCGCTCCGCGACCCTGCCGGGCGGCGGCCTGCTGGAGCAATCCGACGGCACGGCCTGGATGGCAAAATACTCCCTCAATATGCTCGAGATGGCATTGCGTCTCGCCAATCACGACGCGTCCTACGAGGATATCGCGCTCAAGTTCTTCGAGCATTTCGCAGCGATCGCCGTGGCGATGGGGGAGCTGTGGGACGAGCAGGACGGGTTCTTCTATGACCGCCTGCGCAAGCCGGACGGCACGGTTGCGACCATCCGTTCACGCTCGATGGTCGGTCTGCTGCCGATCTTCGCCGCCGTCGAGCTCCCGGCTTCGCTCTGGAAGCGTCTTCCCACCTTCCGCAAGCGGGCACGCTGGTTCATCGACAACAAACCCGAGCTGACCGCTTTCCTGCGTTATTTCAGGACGGGGCGCTTCCCCGAGCTGATCTGTCTGGTCGACGAGGATCGGCTTAAGCGCGTGCTGGCGCCGATGCTTGACGAGGCCGAGTTTCTCTCGCCTTATGGGCTTCGCTCGCTCTCGCGCTTTCACCGCGAGCATCCGCTCGTCCTGCAGATGGATGGGGCCGAGCTGCGTCTGGATTACGAGCCCGGTGAATCCCAAACGGCGTTGTTCGGCGGCAACTCCAATTGGCGAGGGCCGATCTGGTTTCCACTGAACTTTCTCGCCATCGAATCGCTGCGGCATCTGCACCGATGCCTCGGGGAGCGCGTCCGGGTCGAGCTGCCGACCGGCTCGGGTCGGCTGGCGCATCTCGGCGAGGTGGCCGACGAGATCGAGCGCCGTCTGCTCGGTATTTTCGTGCGCGACACCAATGGTGAACGACCGGTCTTCGGGGCCAGAAAGCCGTTTCGCGGTGATCCGCAGTGGAACGATCGGATCCTCTTCTACGAATACTTCCATGGCGAGACCGGCGAAGGCCTGGGTGCTTCGCACCAGTGCGGGTGGACGGCATTGATCGCCGCAAACATCGTGGGCCGCAAAGTGCGCCTTTCGTCAGACTCGCCCGAAGTGTCGCAGTCTGGGTGA
- a CDS encoding DUF1269 domain-containing protein: protein MATLTVWKFDSVTGANDALTKLQSLQKQHLIEVSDAAIVEWPQGKKRPKTRQVTNLTGAGALNGAFWGMLFGLLFFVPFFGLAVGAAMGALAGHFSDYGIDDDFIKSVRDQITEGTSGLFLLTGHVTLDKVEDELKGHIGTLIKSNLTNEQEAKLREGFGEE, encoded by the coding sequence ATGGCAACTCTAACCGTTTGGAAATTCGATTCCGTTACTGGTGCGAATGATGCTTTGACCAAGCTGCAGAGCCTGCAAAAGCAGCACCTGATCGAGGTCTCCGATGCCGCCATTGTTGAATGGCCGCAAGGCAAGAAAAGGCCGAAGACCAGGCAAGTGACGAACCTGACCGGGGCAGGAGCACTCAACGGCGCCTTCTGGGGCATGCTGTTCGGGTTGCTGTTTTTCGTTCCGTTCTTTGGTTTAGCGGTCGGTGCAGCGATGGGGGCTTTGGCTGGCCATTTTAGCGATTACGGCATCGACGATGATTTCATCAAGTCAGTTCGTGATCAGATCACGGAAGGGACATCGGGCCTGTTTTTGCTCACCGGACACGTGACGCTGGACAAGGTCGAGGACGAGCTCAAGGGCCACATCGGCACGCTCATCAAATCCAACCTGACCAACGAGCAAGAGGCAAAGTTGCGAGAGGGATTTGGCGAGGAATAG
- a CDS encoding (Fe-S)-binding protein: protein MRVSLFVPCYIDVFEPQVGIATLELLRRFGIDPTYPLDQTCCGQPMVNAGCHAEAAATEAHFARTFADCDYIVVPSGSCAHQVRYHMTSVEQTEEVRAVRARTYELVEFLHDILKVEAFPWAEFPHKVSYHNNCNALRGIATARLPSCARRPFPSRSTSCAR, encoded by the coding sequence GTGCGCGTCTCTCTCTTCGTCCCCTGCTATATCGACGTCTTCGAGCCGCAGGTCGGCATCGCCACGCTGGAGTTGCTGCGCCGCTTCGGCATCGACCCCACCTATCCGCTCGACCAGACCTGTTGCGGTCAGCCCATGGTGAACGCCGGCTGCCATGCCGAGGCCGCCGCGACCGAGGCGCATTTTGCCCGCACCTTCGCGGATTGCGACTATATCGTCGTCCCCTCGGGCTCCTGCGCGCATCAGGTGCGCTATCACATGACCTCGGTAGAACAGACCGAGGAGGTCCGCGCGGTTCGCGCGCGCACCTATGAGCTGGTGGAATTCCTGCACGATATCCTCAAGGTCGAGGCCTTCCCCTGGGCCGAATTTCCCCACAAGGTCAGCTATCACAACAACTGCAACGCCCTGCGGGGCATTGCCACGGCGCGGCTTCCGAGTTGCGCGAGGCGCCCTTTTCCAAGCCGCTCGACCTCCTGCGCAAGGTGA
- the poxB gene encoding ubiquinone-dependent pyruvate dehydrogenase: MTTISRLIVETLAAAGVERIWGVTGDSLNSFGDALRHNGKIAFMHVRHEEAGAFAAGADAAVTGRLAVCAGSCGPGNLHLINGLYDCYRNRVPVLAIASHIPSTEIGLGYFQETHPTQLFAECSDFCELVTKPEQMPGVLHRALRTAISGNTVSVVVLPGDVSLLPFEGAIPPFAPPAQPRIVPAQDQLDQAARLLNASDRITILAGSGTAGAHDAVVALADVLKAPIVHALRGKEHMEWDNPFDVGMTGLIGFSSGYHAIRDCDTLLMLGTDFPYRHFYPEHAQVIQVDRIGGQLGKRINLTLGIQADVAEFADAIPPLLRPGRDAAFLEKARKHYTHARRDLDELATPRKHGEPLHPQFVSRMVDAIADDDAIFTVDVGTPTIWAARYLKTNGKRRLLGSFNHGSMANAMPQALGAQAAYPGRQVISMSGDGGLSMLFGDLITAVQLKLPIKILVLNNGTLGFVEMEQKAAGYLPENVGLENPDFARVATAIGLMGIRVESSEDLEGALRQAFAHDGPALVDVVSNRQELSMPPAIGIEQAKGFALYSLDAILNGRGDELLQLGRSNLFR, from the coding sequence GTGACGACTATCTCAAGGCTGATCGTGGAGACGCTGGCGGCGGCCGGAGTCGAGCGGATCTGGGGGGTGACGGGCGACAGCCTGAACAGTTTCGGCGATGCGCTGCGCCACAACGGAAAGATCGCCTTCATGCATGTCCGGCACGAAGAAGCCGGCGCCTTTGCCGCGGGTGCGGACGCCGCCGTCACCGGGCGGCTCGCGGTCTGTGCCGGCAGTTGCGGGCCGGGCAACCTGCACCTGATCAACGGTCTTTATGACTGCTACCGCAACCGCGTGCCGGTGCTGGCGATTGCCTCGCACATCCCCTCGACCGAGATCGGGCTGGGCTATTTCCAGGAAACCCATCCCACCCAGCTCTTCGCCGAGTGCAGCGATTTCTGCGAGCTTGTCACCAAGCCCGAACAGATGCCGGGCGTTCTGCACCGCGCGCTGCGTACGGCCATCAGCGGCAACACGGTTTCCGTGGTCGTGTTGCCGGGCGATGTGTCGCTTCTGCCCTTCGAAGGAGCGATCCCGCCTTTCGCGCCGCCGGCCCAGCCGCGGATTGTGCCCGCGCAGGACCAGCTGGACCAGGCCGCCCGTCTCCTCAATGCGTCCGACCGGATCACGATCCTGGCCGGCTCCGGCACGGCCGGGGCGCATGATGCGGTCGTCGCGCTCGCCGATGTGCTCAAGGCGCCCATCGTGCATGCGCTGCGCGGCAAGGAACACATGGAATGGGACAATCCTTTCGATGTCGGCATGACCGGGCTGATCGGGTTCTCCTCGGGCTATCACGCGATCAGGGACTGCGACACGCTGCTGATGCTGGGAACCGATTTCCCCTATCGGCATTTCTACCCCGAGCATGCGCAGGTCATCCAGGTGGACCGGATCGGCGGGCAGCTCGGCAAGCGGATCAACCTGACGCTGGGCATCCAGGCCGATGTGGCCGAGTTCGCCGACGCCATCCCGCCGCTTCTGCGTCCCGGGCGAGACGCCGCGTTTCTCGAAAAGGCGCGCAAGCACTACACCCATGCCCGCCGCGATCTGGATGAGCTGGCCACACCGCGCAAACACGGCGAGCCGCTGCACCCGCAGTTCGTCTCGCGCATGGTCGACGCGATCGCCGACGACGATGCCATCTTCACCGTCGATGTGGGCACCCCCACGATCTGGGCCGCACGCTATCTGAAGACCAACGGCAAGCGGCGGCTGCTGGGGTCGTTCAACCACGGCTCCATGGCCAATGCCATGCCCCAGGCCCTCGGCGCCCAGGCGGCCTATCCCGGCCGGCAGGTGATTTCCATGTCCGGTGACGGCGGGCTGTCGATGCTGTTCGGTGATCTCATCACGGCGGTGCAGCTGAAACTGCCGATCAAGATCCTGGTGCTGAACAACGGCACGCTGGGCTTCGTGGAGATGGAGCAGAAGGCCGCGGGCTACCTGCCTGAAAACGTCGGCCTCGAGAACCCGGACTTCGCCCGAGTCGCCACGGCCATCGGCTTGATGGGGATCCGGGTCGAAAGCTCGGAGGATCTGGAGGGCGCGCTGCGACAGGCCTTCGCCCATGACGGCCCGGCACTGGTGGACGTCGTCTCAAACCGCCAGGAGTTGTCGATGCCGCCCGCGATCGGGATCGAGCAAGCGAAGGGCTTCGCCCTCTACAGCCTGGACGCGATCCTGAACGGTCGGGGCGACGAACTGCTGCAACTCGGCCGATCCAACCTCTTCCGCTGA